Proteins from a single region of Belliella baltica DSM 15883:
- a CDS encoding site-specific DNA-methyltransferase, which produces MNSRKIRNKGTMANNNTSLDQLKGFLNKLFQFDSQDLDFGVYKILHYKRKEIANFIDQLLVDKVKEQLQTLSADESKQIKEQIADLEKDDIIKGWLEAEAEEKKTLEKFGKDKINQYAALKAKATEATVSVETENQIYNHLTLFFSRYYDKGDFISKRRFGKNEKYMVPYNGEETHFHWANHDQYYIKSSETFNHYAFKVQTADGNLVVNFKLHDAQLEQGNVKAEETNFFMLADKSPEIKEKDDSDLQFILANKQPAINDKEITIYFEYRPLADDEKKKVKGNSKQDTLDEIAFEYLKKEFSTNPLFANLWKPAPAGREQEGKPLLLKKLQHYTRKNKHDFFIHKNLKSFLERELDYYIKSELVNVDDLYVTDSDTHFDRLKHNLKTIKVFKSIADTIIAFVSQIEDFQKKLWEKKKFVLSTEWVITIDRLVEYIGEEAAKPILEEVIKNEKQVAEWKELFGEKAVPKNKDDFKADLHTWRKLPIDTKNFTSLFKSTLLNILSVNIQLDTYCEGSIIESENYHLLTAIKELHGRNIDCAYYDPPYNTGGSEFIYKNTFQHSSWASMMDNRLELTKDLLSDKGVNIIAIDDYELFNLTQVSNKIYGSHNLLGNLIVEIKPSGRTNDDFLATSHEYNLFYALDTTQIKVNFEELTDSQKEEYKHEDTISKYKWRDFLRTGGYSTPEERPNSFYPIYYNEQTKHISIKELKGYEIIFPVDSNGKNRVWRKTPPSLQKHIDIGDIQVTRKETKFKVEIKDRIKLGKRPKSVWVGAQYDASSHGTKHIKKLFSNPKFSYPKSINSVIDAINLVTNDESIVLDIFGGSGTTAEAVMRKNENTQNLKFILGEQNAYVHNTIIPRVKKIAYSFDWKDGLPKTSAKDGTSSMNGLGVFFKYQRLEQYEEALENIAFKASEDTLQKALEFDQYIPKYFLEFETKGSQSLVNTAAMQDPWDYKLKVWDGFTYDTEQAVDLVETFNYLIGLHMQKCITKEINGKKYQFVYGHNNANKNILVVWRSVKAWSLEDYKADAAALKEEFKAFAYDLLYINDQAHIEGYQPIEEVFRNKMLS; this is translated from the coding sequence ATGAACTCAAGAAAGATAAGAAATAAAGGCACAATGGCTAATAACAATACATCACTTGACCAACTCAAAGGCTTCCTAAACAAACTGTTTCAGTTTGATTCACAGGACCTAGACTTTGGCGTGTACAAAATCCTTCACTACAAAAGGAAGGAAATCGCCAACTTCATTGACCAGCTATTGGTGGATAAGGTAAAGGAACAACTCCAAACACTATCGGCTGATGAATCCAAGCAGATCAAAGAACAAATTGCCGATCTCGAAAAGGACGACATCATCAAAGGTTGGCTGGAAGCAGAAGCGGAAGAAAAGAAAACCTTAGAGAAGTTTGGCAAGGACAAAATCAACCAATACGCAGCACTCAAAGCAAAGGCCACTGAAGCTACCGTTTCTGTAGAAACCGAAAACCAGATTTACAACCATCTGACATTGTTCTTCTCTCGCTATTACGATAAGGGCGACTTTATTAGTAAGCGTAGATTTGGAAAGAACGAAAAATACATGGTGCCCTACAATGGTGAAGAAACACACTTCCATTGGGCAAACCATGACCAGTATTACATCAAGTCATCTGAAACCTTTAACCACTACGCATTCAAGGTGCAGACGGCTGATGGCAACCTGGTGGTTAATTTCAAACTGCATGATGCACAATTAGAACAAGGGAATGTGAAAGCAGAAGAAACCAATTTCTTCATGTTGGCTGATAAATCACCCGAAATCAAAGAGAAAGACGACAGTGATTTACAATTTATATTGGCCAACAAACAGCCAGCCATCAACGATAAGGAAATTACCATCTACTTCGAATACCGACCTCTGGCTGATGATGAAAAGAAAAAGGTAAAAGGCAACAGTAAGCAAGACACGCTGGATGAAATAGCTTTTGAGTATTTGAAGAAGGAATTTAGCACCAATCCGCTCTTTGCTAATTTATGGAAACCTGCCCCGGCAGGCAGGGAGCAGGAAGGAAAGCCCCTACTACTCAAAAAGCTGCAACACTACACCCGCAAGAACAAGCATGATTTCTTTATCCATAAAAACCTAAAAAGCTTTTTGGAAAGAGAGCTGGATTACTACATCAAAAGTGAATTGGTCAATGTGGACGACCTCTATGTAACAGATTCTGACACCCACTTTGACCGACTCAAGCACAACCTGAAAACCATTAAGGTATTCAAATCCATAGCCGATACCATCATAGCCTTTGTAAGCCAGATCGAAGATTTTCAGAAAAAGCTATGGGAGAAAAAGAAGTTTGTACTCAGTACAGAGTGGGTGATTACCATTGACCGACTGGTGGAGTACATTGGTGAAGAAGCCGCCAAGCCCATTTTGGAAGAAGTGATTAAAAATGAAAAGCAGGTTGCAGAGTGGAAGGAGTTGTTTGGGGAGAAAGCTGTTCCAAAAAACAAAGATGATTTTAAGGCTGATTTACACACTTGGAGAAAATTGCCAATTGACACGAAAAACTTCACATCATTATTTAAATCAACTTTGCTTAATATTCTTTCTGTAAATATACAGTTAGATACTTATTGTGAAGGTAGTATTATAGAAAGCGAAAACTACCATTTACTTACTGCAATAAAGGAATTACACGGAAGAAACATAGATTGTGCTTATTACGATCCACCATATAATACAGGCGGGTCTGAATTTATTTATAAAAACACATTTCAACATTCATCATGGGCATCAATGATGGACAATCGTCTTGAGTTAACCAAAGATCTTCTGTCTGATAAAGGAGTAAATATAATAGCGATTGATGATTACGAACTTTTCAATCTTACTCAAGTATCAAACAAAATTTATGGCAGTCATAATTTATTGGGTAATCTTATTGTTGAAATAAAGCCATCCGGTAGGACAAACGATGATTTTTTAGCTACCTCTCACGAATACAACTTATTCTATGCTTTAGATACAACGCAAATTAAAGTCAACTTTGAAGAACTCACGGATTCTCAAAAGGAAGAATATAAACATGAAGACACCATCTCTAAATATAAATGGAGAGATTTTCTGAGAACTGGTGGGTATTCAACTCCAGAAGAAAGACCGAATTCCTTTTATCCAATATACTACAATGAACAGACAAAACATATTAGTATAAAGGAGTTAAAAGGTTATGAAATAATTTTCCCAGTTGATTCAAATGGCAAAAATCGTGTTTGGAGAAAGACTCCACCATCATTACAAAAACATATTGATATTGGAGATATTCAAGTAACTCGAAAAGAAACAAAGTTTAAAGTGGAGATTAAAGACAGAATAAAACTAGGGAAACGACCGAAATCAGTTTGGGTAGGTGCTCAATATGATGCGTCCAGTCATGGAACCAAACACATAAAAAAGCTTTTCTCAAATCCAAAATTCAGTTATCCAAAGTCAATAAATTCAGTTATTGATGCAATTAATTTAGTTACGAATGATGAAAGTATAGTATTAGACATTTTCGGTGGGTCGGGTACAACAGCTGAAGCAGTTATGCGAAAGAATGAAAATACTCAAAATCTAAAATTTATTTTAGGGGAGCAAAATGCATATGTACACAATACTATAATTCCTCGGGTTAAAAAAATTGCATATTCTTTTGATTGGAAAGATGGTTTACCTAAAACTTCAGCAAAAGACGGCACATCTAGTATGAATGGTCTTGGGGTATTCTTCAAATACCAACGCTTAGAGCAGTATGAAGAAGCCTTAGAAAACATTGCTTTCAAAGCATCAGAAGATACTTTGCAGAAAGCCCTGGAGTTTGATCAGTATATTCCCAAATACTTTTTGGAGTTTGAGACCAAAGGCAGTCAGTCGCTGGTAAACACAGCCGCCATGCAAGATCCTTGGGATTACAAGCTCAAAGTTTGGGACGGTTTCACCTACGATACCGAGCAAGCCGTTGATTTGGTAGAAACCTTCAACTACCTAATTGGCCTTCACATGCAGAAATGCATCACTAAAGAGATCAATGGCAAGAAGTATCAGTTTGTCTATGGGCATAATAACGCCAACAAAAATATTCTGGTAGTATGGCGTTCGGTCAAAGCTTGGTCTTTGGAAGATTACAAAGCAGATGCAGCAGCACTTAAAGAAGAGTTCAAGGCATTCGCCTACGACCTGCTTTACATCAACGATCAGGCACATATAGAAGGCTACCAGCCCATAGAAGAAGTATTCAGAAACAAAATGCTATCGTAA
- a CDS encoding type II toxin-antitoxin system death-on-curing family toxin — protein MAFNYFNIEYAIKTHDFIINESGGSHGENDLGLLESVLEHIQNDFYYPEFEAKITHLVFSVNKNHAFSDGNKRSSIALGAYFLEINGLDYCIDRFIIEMENIAVHVADNRIDKDLLFEIIYSVINEDDFSEELRLKIIEATSTEEI, from the coding sequence ATGGCATTTAACTATTTCAATATAGAATATGCTATCAAAACCCATGATTTCATCATCAATGAATCAGGTGGTTCTCATGGAGAAAATGATTTGGGTTTACTGGAAAGCGTATTGGAGCATATCCAAAACGACTTTTACTATCCAGAGTTTGAAGCCAAGATTACCCATTTGGTATTCTCGGTAAATAAGAACCACGCATTCAGCGATGGAAATAAAAGAAGTAGTATCGCTCTTGGAGCCTATTTCTTAGAGATAAACGGACTCGATTACTGCATCGATCGGTTTATTATTGAAATGGAAAATATTGCCGTGCATGTGGCAGACAACAGAATTGATAAAGACCTGCTATTTGAAATTATTTACTCGGTTATCAATGAAGATGATTTTAGTGAAGAACTCAGGTTGAAGATAATAGAAGCCACAAGTACCGAAGAAATTTAA